From the Natrarchaeobaculum aegyptiacum genome, one window contains:
- a CDS encoding mandelate racemase/muconate lactonizing enzyme family protein — protein MGVDYSQLRDPNAEYTMRELSAETMNVTRERGGGRDVEITDVQTTMVDGNFPWTLVRVYTDAGIVGTGEAYWGAGAPELIERMAPFLRGENPLDIDRLTEHLVQKMSGEGSIGGVTVTAISGIEVALHDLAGKILEVPAYQLLGGKYRDEVRVYCDCHTEEEAEPIACADEAERVVEELGYDALKFDLDVPSGHEKDRANRHLRNAEIEHKASIVEAVTQRVGSRADVAFDCHWTFSGGSAKRLAKRLEEYDVWWLEDPVPPENHDVQRSVTQSTTTPVAAGENVYRKHGQRRLLEEQAVDIVAPDMPKVGGMRETRKIADLADTYYVPVAMHNVSSPVATMASAHVGAAIPNVLAVEYHSYELGWWADLVEEDVIEDGYIEIPEEPGLGVTLDMDAVAEHMIDGEELFDEA, from the coding sequence ATGGGAGTCGATTACTCACAGCTTCGCGACCCGAACGCGGAGTATACGATGCGGGAGCTTTCCGCGGAGACGATGAACGTCACCCGCGAGCGCGGCGGTGGGCGAGACGTCGAGATCACGGACGTCCAGACGACCATGGTCGACGGCAACTTCCCGTGGACGCTCGTGCGCGTCTACACCGACGCCGGAATCGTGGGGACCGGCGAGGCCTACTGGGGTGCCGGCGCGCCCGAACTCATCGAACGAATGGCCCCGTTCCTGCGTGGGGAGAACCCGCTCGACATCGATCGCCTGACCGAACACCTCGTCCAGAAGATGTCCGGCGAAGGCTCGATCGGCGGCGTCACCGTCACCGCCATCTCGGGCATCGAGGTCGCCCTCCACGACCTCGCGGGCAAGATCCTCGAGGTGCCGGCCTACCAGCTGCTGGGCGGCAAATACCGCGACGAGGTCCGGGTCTACTGTGACTGCCACACCGAGGAGGAAGCCGAACCGATCGCCTGCGCCGACGAGGCCGAACGCGTCGTCGAGGAGCTCGGCTACGACGCGCTGAAGTTCGACCTCGACGTCCCCTCGGGTCACGAGAAGGATCGCGCGAACCGTCACCTCCGGAACGCCGAAATCGAGCACAAAGCGAGCATCGTCGAGGCCGTCACCCAGCGGGTCGGATCGCGCGCCGACGTCGCCTTCGACTGCCACTGGACGTTCTCCGGTGGCTCTGCGAAACGCCTCGCAAAGCGCCTCGAGGAGTACGACGTCTGGTGGCTCGAGGATCCCGTCCCGCCGGAGAACCACGACGTCCAGCGGTCGGTCACCCAGTCGACGACGACGCCTGTCGCCGCGGGTGAGAACGTCTACCGCAAACACGGCCAGCGTCGCCTGCTCGAGGAGCAAGCGGTCGACATCGTCGCCCCGGACATGCCGAAAGTCGGCGGGATGCGCGAGACCCGAAAGATCGCGGACCTCGCGGACACCTACTACGTTCCCGTGGCGATGCACAACGTCTCCTCGCCGGTCGCGACGATGGCGAGCGCCCACGTCGGCGCAGCGATCCCGAACGTACTGGCCGTCGAGTACCACAGCTACGAACTCGGCTGGTGGGCAGACCTGGTCGAGGAAGACGTCATCGAGGACGGCTACATCGAGATCCCCGAAGAGCCGGGGCTGGGTGTCACCCTCGACATGGACGCCGTCGCTGAGCACATGATCGACGGCGAAGAACTATTCGACGAGGCCTGA
- a CDS encoding TIGR04024 family LLM class F420-dependent oxidoreductase has product MTDREVHLPVAAQPTVDAIVDYAQTAERGGYDCVWLPETWGRDAVTVLTAIAERTEEIDLGPSIVNTYSRTPALLGQTAATLQEVSDGRFRLGIGPSGPIVIENWHGVEYGNPLRRTRETVEIVRKVLSGEELEYDGEDFSLSGFRLRCDSPEPAPPVEVTGMGPKAVELAGRFADGWHGIMLTPDGVRDRLADVERGAELGDRDPDDVTVSIGVNCCVLEDEERARELARQHVAFYVGGMGTFYRDALVRQGYDEAEAIYDAWQEGDRERALDLLGDDLLDQLCAAGDLETARESLERYEAVDGLDAVMVSFPRGATEDDVRETMDALAPAND; this is encoded by the coding sequence ATGACTGACAGAGAGGTTCACCTGCCGGTCGCCGCACAGCCGACGGTCGACGCGATCGTCGACTACGCCCAGACAGCCGAACGTGGCGGATACGACTGCGTCTGGCTCCCCGAGACGTGGGGGCGAGACGCCGTGACCGTGCTGACGGCTATCGCCGAACGCACCGAAGAGATCGACCTCGGGCCCAGTATCGTCAACACCTACTCGAGGACACCTGCGCTGCTCGGGCAGACCGCCGCGACGCTGCAGGAGGTCTCCGACGGCCGGTTCCGGCTCGGTATCGGACCGAGCGGCCCCATCGTGATCGAGAACTGGCACGGCGTCGAGTACGGCAACCCGCTGCGGCGAACGCGGGAAACCGTCGAAATCGTCCGTAAAGTGCTCTCCGGCGAGGAACTCGAGTACGACGGCGAGGACTTCTCGCTGTCGGGCTTTCGCCTGCGCTGTGACTCACCCGAGCCGGCACCACCGGTCGAGGTGACCGGGATGGGGCCCAAGGCCGTCGAACTCGCGGGCCGATTCGCCGACGGCTGGCACGGCATCATGCTCACTCCCGACGGCGTCCGGGACCGCCTCGCAGACGTCGAACGCGGTGCGGAACTGGGCGACCGTGACCCCGATGACGTAACCGTCTCGATCGGTGTCAACTGCTGTGTGCTCGAGGACGAAGAACGGGCCCGCGAACTCGCCCGCCAGCACGTCGCCTTCTACGTCGGCGGGATGGGTACCTTCTACCGCGATGCGCTCGTCCGACAGGGCTACGACGAGGCCGAAGCCATCTACGACGCCTGGCAGGAGGGCGACCGCGAGCGCGCCCTCGACTTGCTGGGTGACGACCTGCTCGATCAGCTCTGTGCGGCAGGCGACCTCGAGACGGCTCGCGAGAGCCTCGAGCGCTACGAGGCCGTCGACGGGCTAGACGCCGTGATGGTGAGTTTCCCGCGCGGGGCGACCGAAGACGACGTGCGCGAGACGATGGACGCGCTGGCCCCGGCGAACGACTGA
- a CDS encoding bifunctional 4-hydroxy-2-oxoglutarate aldolase/2-dehydro-3-deoxy-phosphogluconate aldolase, whose amino-acid sequence MTERRSVRDQIAECGLVAVIRGVDEADAVSATRALVDAGVTALEVTADGRHTAETVATLDREFADEDVLVGAGTVLDAETAQAVIDAGASFVISPHLEPSVVRTCNRHGVLPVPGVMTPTEAVRALEEGARVLKVFPASTLGPDHLSALQGPLGDVDLVPTGGVSSENVEAFFDAGAMAVGAGGSLVDSEAIADGDFDRVREHAETMVEAVAAARHGGNES is encoded by the coding sequence ATGACAGAGCGCCGGTCAGTTCGAGACCAGATTGCCGAGTGCGGTCTGGTCGCAGTGATCAGAGGAGTCGACGAGGCAGACGCCGTGTCAGCCACACGAGCACTGGTTGACGCGGGCGTGACGGCACTGGAAGTCACCGCAGACGGACGTCACACGGCCGAGACGGTCGCGACGCTGGATCGAGAATTCGCAGACGAGGACGTCCTCGTCGGGGCGGGAACTGTCCTCGACGCCGAGACAGCCCAGGCGGTAATCGACGCGGGCGCCTCGTTCGTCATCTCACCGCACCTCGAGCCGTCGGTCGTTCGGACCTGTAACCGCCACGGCGTGCTCCCCGTGCCAGGCGTGATGACCCCTACGGAGGCGGTGCGCGCCCTCGAAGAGGGGGCCCGCGTCCTCAAGGTGTTCCCCGCGAGCACGCTCGGGCCGGACCACCTCTCTGCGCTCCAGGGGCCTCTCGGCGACGTCGACCTCGTCCCGACCGGCGGCGTCTCGAGCGAGAACGTCGAGGCGTTCTTCGATGCCGGTGCGATGGCGGTCGGCGCGGGTGGCTCGCTGGTCGACAGCGAGGCGATCGCCGACGGTGATTTCGACCGCGTTCGCGAGCACGCCGAGACGATGGTCGAAGCCGTGGCGGCGGCCCGCCACGGCGGGAACGAATCGTAA
- a CDS encoding alanyl-tRNA editing protein, translated as MSGQRAAAEPYTTRFQTAVTSIDGRRVWLERSYFYAESGGQPADRGQIDDVRVEDVRVEDGEPVHYLAEEPSFKVGHRVLCSIDWEYRMYCMRAHTASHVLYGAGRRLFDELSYAGFDIGDEKVRVDLETQTEVDDETLIELEEAVNRVVWESRPVSWDDHPVAEVREREDVAFNEATEEGAFAKGRVRLVTIGGPEASGNGGSDGPTSNGSRLAGGATVTVAGKDNRNGNHWDVAACGGTHVRNTREIGPVTVLERSNPGEGVTRVEFAVGPPGIERRSVEKRAVFDAKRLLGTGISDVPGALERLSDDRDALSEQLRSRERDLVAARLEGEKTVEREDEQWLVATVGDLPADVTKDVVDDRLTDTDAAVVVALGGGDSTYAVVGSTGSRSATAVVDELTETFGGGGGGDDRLAQGGGFGVPPAEMRRSLE; from the coding sequence ATGAGCGGGCAACGCGCAGCAGCGGAACCGTACACCACGCGGTTTCAGACAGCGGTGACGTCGATCGACGGCCGACGCGTCTGGCTCGAGCGCAGCTACTTTTACGCCGAGAGCGGGGGACAGCCGGCTGACCGGGGCCAGATCGACGACGTCAGGGTCGAAGACGTCAGGGTCGAGGACGGCGAACCGGTCCACTACCTCGCCGAGGAGCCGTCGTTCAAAGTGGGCCACCGCGTGCTGTGTTCGATCGACTGGGAGTACCGGATGTACTGCATGCGCGCCCACACGGCGAGTCACGTCCTCTACGGCGCGGGACGACGCCTGTTCGACGAACTCTCGTACGCCGGCTTCGACATCGGCGACGAGAAGGTCCGCGTCGACCTCGAGACGCAGACCGAGGTCGACGACGAGACGCTGATCGAGCTGGAAGAGGCGGTCAACCGCGTCGTCTGGGAGTCACGACCGGTCTCGTGGGACGACCACCCTGTCGCCGAGGTTCGCGAGCGCGAGGACGTCGCGTTCAACGAAGCGACCGAGGAGGGGGCGTTCGCGAAGGGACGAGTCAGACTGGTCACGATCGGCGGCCCCGAGGCCAGCGGCAACGGCGGGAGCGACGGGCCGACGTCGAACGGGAGTCGACTCGCCGGCGGCGCGACCGTCACAGTTGCCGGCAAAGATAACCGAAACGGAAACCACTGGGACGTCGCCGCCTGCGGCGGCACCCACGTCCGGAACACGCGGGAAATCGGCCCCGTGACCGTTCTCGAGCGCTCGAATCCCGGCGAGGGAGTCACGCGGGTCGAGTTCGCCGTCGGCCCACCCGGGATCGAGCGCCGAAGCGTCGAGAAGCGAGCCGTCTTCGATGCGAAGCGCCTCCTCGGGACAGGTATTTCGGACGTTCCCGGCGCGCTCGAGCGGCTGTCCGACGACCGGGACGCACTCTCCGAGCAGCTTCGCTCCCGCGAACGCGACCTCGTAGCCGCCCGGCTCGAGGGAGAGAAGACGGTCGAGCGAGAGGACGAGCAGTGGCTGGTCGCGACGGTTGGGGATCTCCCTGCCGACGTTACGAAAGACGTCGTCGACGACCGACTTACAGACACTGATGCGGCCGTCGTCGTCGCACTCGGTGGCGGCGATTCGACGTACGCAGTCGTGGGGTCGACCGGCTCGCGATCGGCGACGGCTGTCGTCGACGAACTCACCGAAACCTTCGGCGGTGGCGGCGGCGGTGACGACCGTCTCGCTCAGGGAGGCGGATTCGGGGTCCCGCCAGCCGAGATGCGGCGCTCGCTCGAGTAG
- a CDS encoding DUF420 domain-containing protein produces the protein MQVVPRERVRPVTAILSVVSLAIVFAAAGGQIPPSLVPDAPGWLLDAIPHVNVVISAAAIVTIALGWRAIRRGNVDRHRILMVTSFLLFAAFLVLYLFRLISTGGPDPFPGPDAVYRFVYLPVLAIHIFLAVVCVPLVYYALVLAMAYPIEELPRTNHARFGRYAASLWLISFSLGIVVYVLLHVGY, from the coding sequence CTGCAGGTCGTCCCTCGAGAGCGCGTGCGGCCGGTGACTGCCATTTTGAGTGTCGTCTCGCTCGCGATCGTCTTCGCGGCAGCGGGCGGGCAGATCCCACCGTCGCTGGTGCCAGACGCGCCGGGGTGGCTGCTCGATGCGATCCCGCACGTGAACGTGGTGATCAGTGCGGCGGCGATCGTCACCATCGCGCTGGGCTGGCGGGCGATTCGCCGAGGGAACGTCGACCGGCACCGCATCCTGATGGTGACGTCGTTCCTGCTCTTCGCGGCCTTCCTCGTGCTCTACCTGTTCCGGTTGATCTCGACGGGTGGGCCGGACCCGTTCCCGGGACCCGACGCGGTGTACCGGTTCGTCTACCTGCCGGTGCTCGCGATTCACATCTTCCTGGCCGTGGTTTGCGTGCCGCTGGTCTACTACGCGCTCGTGCTCGCGATGGCCTACCCGATCGAGGAGCTACCTCGAACGAATCACGCTCGTTTCGGCCGCTACGCGGCGAGCCTGTGGCTGATCTCGTTTTCACTCGGGATCGTCGTCTACGTGCTGTTGCACGTCGGCTACTGA
- a CDS encoding AIR synthase family protein codes for MPGKVAPDDLLEHVFDRTGAPDDAVVQGPAYGEDAAAIDPPDGTLVVSTDPISLSASAVGTLGVHVACNDVAASGADPRWLTVVVMLPDEESSLETITGDIDDAAREIGVSVVGGHSEYVDALERPLVCLTAMGTTDRFVPTGGAGTGDRIVLTKAAGVEGTAILAADFGDDLGVDDPTCRRAERFLEEVSVVPDAHVLREYATAMHDPTEGGVAAGLLELAVASGGRLVVDRDAVPIRAETETLCDAAGVDPLCIFGSGALLATVPDDEVDDALADLEAAGLEAAAIGTVEAGEPELRLGSESITEPVVDDLYPLWAAVDEDA; via the coding sequence ATGCCAGGCAAGGTCGCGCCCGACGACCTGCTCGAGCACGTCTTCGACCGGACTGGTGCGCCGGACGACGCGGTCGTGCAGGGACCGGCCTACGGTGAGGACGCAGCCGCTATCGATCCGCCCGACGGAACCCTCGTGGTAAGCACCGACCCGATCTCGCTGTCGGCCTCGGCCGTCGGCACCCTCGGGGTCCACGTCGCCTGTAACGACGTGGCCGCCTCGGGGGCCGACCCCCGGTGGCTGACGGTCGTCGTGATGCTCCCCGACGAGGAGTCGTCCCTCGAGACGATTACCGGCGATATCGACGACGCTGCCCGCGAGATCGGCGTCAGCGTCGTCGGCGGCCACTCCGAGTACGTCGACGCGCTCGAGCGCCCGCTGGTCTGTCTGACGGCGATGGGCACCACCGACCGGTTCGTCCCGACCGGGGGTGCCGGGACAGGGGATCGAATCGTCCTGACGAAAGCGGCGGGCGTCGAGGGAACGGCGATCCTCGCGGCCGACTTCGGGGACGACCTCGGCGTCGACGACCCCACCTGTCGACGGGCCGAGCGATTCCTCGAGGAGGTGAGCGTCGTCCCGGACGCTCACGTCCTCCGGGAGTACGCGACGGCCATGCACGACCCGACGGAAGGTGGCGTCGCTGCCGGTCTGCTCGAGCTTGCTGTCGCCTCTGGGGGACGCCTCGTGGTCGACCGCGACGCTGTCCCGATCAGAGCCGAGACCGAGACGCTCTGTGACGCCGCGGGCGTCGACCCGCTCTGCATCTTTGGCTCCGGCGCGCTCCTCGCGACGGTCCCCGACGACGAGGTCGACGACGCACTCGCCGATCTCGAGGCCGCCGGACTCGAGGCGGCGGCGATCGGGACTGTCGAGGCGGGAGAACCGGAACTCCGCCTCGGCTCCGAATCGATCACCGAACCCGTCGTCGACGACCTCTATCCGCTCTGGGCGGCGGTCGACGAGGACGCGTGA
- a CDS encoding helix-turn-helix domain-containing protein encodes MAKYSTGSSTGGGGTNCELCGAESDSLRVATVAGAELEVCPSCAPHDDSSRSGGGSGGRGSSGGTRDGGDPVDEEQRRKKKAAQNVAKANPVWDGDSEHWEREGTNYDDDPLPYLVSGYDEVVVEARREAGLQREELAAELGCREQDLLAVEQGRATQAGVGGGLIDALEEFLDVELAE; translated from the coding sequence ATGGCAAAGTACTCGACGGGTTCGTCCACTGGCGGCGGTGGAACGAACTGCGAACTCTGTGGTGCCGAGAGCGACTCCCTCCGGGTCGCAACCGTCGCCGGTGCCGAACTCGAGGTCTGCCCGAGCTGTGCCCCCCACGACGACAGTTCCCGGTCGGGCGGTGGCTCCGGTGGCCGGGGGTCGAGCGGCGGCACGCGAGACGGCGGTGACCCGGTCGACGAGGAACAGCGCCGGAAGAAGAAAGCTGCCCAGAACGTCGCGAAGGCCAATCCCGTCTGGGATGGCGACTCCGAACACTGGGAGCGCGAGGGGACCAACTACGACGACGACCCGTTGCCGTACCTCGTTTCGGGCTACGACGAGGTCGTCGTCGAGGCACGCCGGGAAGCCGGACTCCAGCGCGAGGAACTCGCGGCCGAACTCGGCTGTCGCGAGCAGGACCTGCTGGCGGTCGAACAGGGACGGGCGACCCAGGCCGGTGTCGGCGGCGGTCTCATCGACGCCCTCGAGGAGTTTCTGGACGTCGAACTCGCCGAGTAA
- the purF gene encoding amidophosphoribosyltransferase → MTEKCGVVGVSLAGRDAARPLYYALYALQHRGQESAGIVTHDGFQQHSHVDMGLVGEVFDESDLDVLNGSAGIGHVRYPTAGSVDSSCAQPFSVSFKSGSLGLSHNGNLVNADEIRDDLAAVGHAFTSDGDTEVIAHDLARNLLKEDLVRAVKHTMERIHGSYALTISHDETVLGVRDPLGNRPLCIGKLEDGYILASESAAIDTLDGELVRDVKPGELIVLHEDGGGFDSYQLIERDNTAHCFFEHVYFARPDSVIDETLVYEARRNLGRKLWEESGVETDVVMPVPDSGRAFASGYADAASETTADGEIRPDDEDGVEFAEGLMKNRYVGRTFIMPTQDERERAVRLKLNPIKSTIEGRTVTVIDDSIVRGTTSTQLVQLLKDCGAEEVHVRIGAPAIVAPCYMGIDMATREELIASDRTTDEIRDEIQADSLAYLSTDAVAEVLGKERIDLCLGCVTGEYPYEIEGETTDRDVTRPEIDETPLHADD, encoded by the coding sequence ATGACCGAGAAGTGCGGCGTCGTCGGCGTCTCACTTGCCGGTCGAGACGCGGCACGACCGTTGTACTACGCGCTGTACGCACTCCAGCACCGCGGTCAGGAGTCCGCGGGGATCGTCACCCACGACGGGTTCCAGCAACACAGCCACGTCGACATGGGCCTCGTCGGCGAGGTCTTCGACGAGAGCGACCTCGACGTGCTCAACGGCTCGGCCGGCATCGGCCACGTCCGCTACCCGACCGCCGGGTCGGTCGACTCGAGCTGTGCACAGCCGTTTTCCGTCTCCTTCAAGAGCGGTTCGCTCGGGCTCAGCCACAACGGCAACCTCGTCAACGCCGACGAGATCCGCGACGACCTCGCTGCCGTCGGCCACGCCTTCACCAGCGACGGCGACACCGAGGTCATCGCCCACGATCTCGCGCGAAACCTGCTCAAAGAGGACCTCGTCCGCGCGGTCAAACACACGATGGAGCGTATCCACGGCTCCTACGCGCTGACGATCAGCCACGACGAGACCGTCCTCGGCGTCCGCGACCCGCTCGGGAACCGCCCGCTCTGTATCGGGAAACTCGAGGATGGCTACATCCTCGCCTCCGAGTCGGCGGCGATCGACACGCTCGATGGGGAACTCGTCCGCGACGTGAAGCCGGGCGAACTGATCGTCCTGCACGAAGACGGCGGCGGGTTCGACTCCTACCAGTTGATCGAGCGTGACAATACGGCTCATTGCTTCTTCGAGCACGTCTACTTCGCCCGCCCGGACAGCGTCATCGACGAGACGCTGGTCTACGAGGCCCGGCGGAACCTCGGACGCAAGCTCTGGGAGGAAAGCGGCGTCGAGACCGACGTCGTGATGCCCGTCCCGGACTCCGGTCGTGCGTTCGCCTCCGGCTACGCTGACGCCGCGAGCGAGACGACCGCCGACGGCGAGATCCGCCCCGACGACGAAGATGGCGTCGAGTTCGCCGAGGGCCTGATGAAAAATCGCTACGTCGGGCGGACGTTCATCATGCCCACGCAGGACGAACGTGAACGCGCCGTCCGTCTCAAACTGAACCCGATCAAATCGACTATCGAGGGCAGAACGGTCACCGTCATCGACGACTCGATCGTCCGTGGGACCACCTCGACGCAACTCGTCCAGTTGCTCAAAGACTGCGGGGCCGAGGAGGTCCACGTCCGCATCGGCGCGCCAGCGATCGTCGCCCCGTGTTACATGGGGATCGACATGGCCACCCGCGAGGAACTGATCGCCTCCGACAGGACGACCGACGAGATTCGCGACGAAATTCAGGCCGACAGCCTCGCGTACCTCTCGACCGACGCCGTCGCCGAGGTGCTGGGCAAGGAACGCATCGACCTCTGTCTCGGCTGTGTCACCGGCGAGTACCCCTACGAGATCGAGGGCGAGACGACCGACCGCGACGTCACCCGCCCCGAGATCGACGAAACGCCGCTACACGCCGACGACTGA
- a CDS encoding glucose 1-dehydrogenase encodes MDVITVEPGAGEPTRLERPRPEPGSGEALVRTLRVGVDGTDREVIAGHHGEPPEGADRLVLGHEAVGVVEKPGGTDFAVGDVVVPTVRRPPNGSNAYFERGEPDMAPEGEYVERGIAGADGFMAEYVTSPAEDLVPIPEDLAHLGFLVEPVSITEKALEYALASREPFEWDLESALVLGNGSLGLLTLAILTDVLEVERAYCLGRRDRPDPTIDFVEDLGATYVDSRETPVPEIPDVHEPVDLVYEATGYARHAFETIEALAPNGVGALVGVPGDWEFEIDGGRLHREFVLHNKALVGTVNSNRDHFEAAVDTLGDLPDWVFEDLVTGVYGLEEYEKAFDERDDVIKTAVEFDSL; translated from the coding sequence ATGGACGTGATCACTGTCGAGCCGGGCGCCGGCGAGCCCACCCGACTCGAGCGGCCGAGACCCGAGCCAGGATCGGGGGAGGCGCTCGTCCGGACCCTGCGCGTGGGCGTCGACGGGACCGACCGAGAGGTGATCGCCGGTCACCACGGCGAGCCGCCCGAGGGAGCCGATCGGCTGGTGCTGGGTCACGAGGCTGTCGGCGTCGTCGAGAAGCCGGGAGGGACCGACTTCGCGGTCGGTGACGTGGTCGTTCCGACGGTCCGCCGGCCGCCGAACGGGTCGAACGCGTACTTCGAACGCGGTGAACCGGACATGGCACCGGAGGGGGAGTACGTCGAGCGCGGCATCGCCGGCGCTGACGGCTTCATGGCCGAGTACGTCACCAGTCCCGCCGAAGACCTCGTCCCGATCCCCGAGGACCTCGCTCACCTGGGCTTTCTCGTCGAGCCGGTGAGCATCACCGAGAAGGCTCTCGAGTACGCCCTCGCCAGCCGCGAGCCCTTCGAGTGGGACCTCGAGTCGGCGCTCGTGCTCGGCAACGGCTCGCTCGGCTTGCTAACACTCGCGATCCTCACTGACGTACTCGAGGTCGAGCGGGCGTACTGTCTCGGCCGGCGGGACCGGCCCGATCCGACGATCGACTTCGTCGAGGACCTCGGTGCAACCTACGTCGACTCCCGCGAGACGCCGGTGCCGGAGATTCCCGACGTCCACGAACCCGTCGACCTCGTCTACGAGGCGACGGGCTACGCCAGACACGCCTTCGAGACGATCGAGGCGCTCGCACCGAACGGCGTCGGCGCGCTCGTCGGCGTCCCCGGAGACTGGGAGTTCGAGATCGACGGCGGGCGACTCCACCGCGAATTCGTACTTCACAACAAGGCACTCGTCGGCACTGTAAACTCCAATCGGGACCACTTCGAGGCCGCCGTCGACACGCTCGGGGACCTTCCCGACTGGGTGTTCGAAGACCTCGTGACCGGCGTTTACGGGCTCGAGGAGTACGAGAAGGCCTTCGACGAACGTGACGACGTGATCAAGACCGCCGTCGAGTTCGATTCGCTGTAG